The Hypomesus transpacificus isolate Combined female chromosome 2, fHypTra1, whole genome shotgun sequence genome window below encodes:
- the cd79a gene encoding B-cell antigen receptor complex-associated protein alpha chain → MNVIAVLFLFGWAVVSQGDRSQGDRSQATLEADRPSLRVQLSHAAHLQCCYHTTGGALTHVWIHSVHTVNGTGFPMTVDLKDPRVTVDQNQTVEGVWCHHLSLSSVQLEDSGLYQCLLNGRSPRSSMYTHGTYLQVYKPMEKMFNLSETVKNRILAVEGVLLLVCVLLPGVILLFKAKRVNELEILRGKREEENIYEGLNLEDCSTTYDKIQLSLVQGAYQDVGYRVKEMGEDEEDDAQLQKP, encoded by the exons ATGAACGTCATCGCAGTCCTGTTTCTTTTTGGATGGGCAG ttGTTTCCCAGGGCGACCGTTCCCAGGGCGACCGTTCCCAGGCGACCCTGGAAGCTGACAGGCCTTCTCTGAGGGTCCAGCTCTCCCATGCCGCCCACCTGCAGTGCTGCTACCACACCACAGGGGGCGCTTTGACACACGTCTGGATCCACAGTGTCCACACAGTCAATGGAACGGGCTTCCCCATGACAGTAGACCTGAAGGACCCTCGGGTGACCGTTGACCAGAACCAAACGGTCGAGGGAGTCTGGTGTCATCACCTCAGCCTGAGCTCGGTCCAGTTAGAGGACAGTGGGCTGTACCAGTGTTTGCTGAACGGCAGATCCCCGAGGTCCTCGATGTACACACATGGCACCTACCTACAGGtctaca AGCCTATGGAGAAGATGTTTAACTTGAGTGAGACTGTGAAGAACCGGATCCTGGCGGTAGAGGGGGTGttgttgcttgtgtgtgtactccTCCCTGGGGTCATTCTGCTCTTTAAG GCAAAGAGAGTCAATGAGCTTGAGATTCTGAGAGGTAAAAGGGAAGAGGAAAACATATATGAG GGTCTGAACCTGGAGGATTGCAGCACCACCTATGATAAAATCCAGCTTTCCCTGGTGCAGGGGGCCTACCAAGATGTAGGGTACAGAGtgaaggagatgggggaggatgaggaggacgaTGCCCAGCTCCAGAAGCCTTGA